A window from Dendrosporobacter quercicolus encodes these proteins:
- a CDS encoding MalY/PatB family protein yields MVDKNTGFDFDAVIPRQGTGCSKWDGVEKVFGSREVLPLWVADMDFAVPAAVTDKLIERSRHPIYAYNTQDESLYQAFIDWVKRRHGWEIETDWILVAPGVVPSIILSILALSEPGNGVIIQPPVYPPFFASIKDNERVIVENPLIENHGHYEIDFDDLEKKLADPNNKLLLFCSPHNPVGRVWTRAELSRVYELCQKYEVAVLADEIHHDLVYAGHRHTVFASLGESASKQSVTFMAASKTFNIAGLNFSFIVVPCQRRRSLIRRWFTRLHLNRNNLFGVAATETAYREGEAWLNCLLPYLEQNADTLVDFIQCRLPKIKVTKPEGTFLAWLDFRAYFTSAQALEQFLVYQAKVGLNPGRNFGRQGEGFARINFATQRSVLLEGLARIEKALQALK; encoded by the coding sequence ATGGTTGATAAAAATACTGGATTTGATTTTGATGCCGTTATTCCCCGTCAGGGCACCGGCTGCAGCAAATGGGACGGCGTTGAAAAGGTTTTTGGCAGTCGGGAGGTTTTGCCGCTGTGGGTTGCCGATATGGATTTCGCCGTACCGGCGGCAGTGACCGACAAATTAATTGAACGGAGCCGGCATCCGATTTATGCTTACAATACGCAGGATGAATCACTTTATCAGGCGTTTATTGACTGGGTTAAGCGCCGTCATGGCTGGGAAATCGAAACAGACTGGATTCTGGTAGCGCCAGGCGTTGTCCCGTCCATTATTTTGTCTATTCTGGCGCTTTCGGAACCGGGCAATGGCGTCATCATTCAACCGCCGGTTTATCCCCCGTTTTTTGCTTCAATTAAGGACAATGAACGGGTCATAGTGGAAAACCCGCTGATTGAAAACCATGGTCATTATGAAATTGATTTTGACGATCTCGAAAAAAAGCTGGCCGATCCCAACAACAAGCTTCTGCTGTTTTGCAGCCCGCACAATCCGGTTGGCCGGGTTTGGACCAGGGCGGAATTGAGCCGGGTTTACGAGTTGTGCCAAAAATATGAGGTTGCTGTATTGGCGGATGAAATTCATCATGATCTGGTGTATGCGGGTCATCGGCATACTGTTTTTGCGTCACTGGGAGAGTCTGCAAGCAAACAAAGTGTCACCTTTATGGCTGCCAGCAAAACCTTTAATATTGCCGGACTCAATTTCTCGTTTATTGTTGTCCCCTGCCAGCGCCGTCGCAGTTTAATCAGGCGCTGGTTTACCAGGCTCCACCTGAACCGCAACAATTTGTTTGGCGTTGCCGCCACTGAAACGGCTTACCGGGAAGGGGAAGCGTGGCTGAACTGCCTGCTGCCCTACCTGGAGCAAAATGCCGATACGCTGGTGGATTTTATCCAGTGCCGCCTGCCCAAAATCAAAGTAACCAAGCCGGAAGGAACCTTTCTGGCCTGGCTGGATTTCCGCGCCTATTTTACTTCAGCTCAGGCGCTGGAGCAGTTCCTGGTCTATCAGGCGAAAGTTGGCTTAAATCCGGGCAGGAATTTTGGCCGCCAGGGAGAAGGCTTTGCCCGCATTAATTTTGCCACCCAGCGGAGTGTGCTGCTGGAAGGGTTAGCCAGGATTGAGAAAGCGCTGCAGGCGCTGAAATAA
- a CDS encoding MurR/RpiR family transcriptional regulator, whose translation MGGMENFDQLINKMTCVAEESATYKKIAMYIERNYLQIIFMTAGELADKLDISQGSVSRFFIALGYRGYSDFLRNLQHLVSERLTAPQRIRYSKQHRQEDNPLRTIIDVEIANFDELMNIMHGASYDMLVDMMASKKQLVLISARMSATILPYIVYILNKMRPDVMQITPDLPGWESLELKNPEKTNIIAVMFPRYPNALVKKCMALKNRGFHLCGVTDSRFSPVTSCCDSTIFVPVTVSSVFDIYSTPIAFFNLAMRDAAKKMPWLDQRMKFIEKIECENDVYYQKTY comes from the coding sequence ATGGGTGGTATGGAGAATTTTGATCAGTTAATTAATAAGATGACTTGTGTGGCGGAAGAATCGGCTACTTATAAAAAAATTGCCATGTACATAGAGAGAAATTATCTTCAAATTATTTTTATGACAGCTGGAGAATTGGCGGACAAACTTGATATTAGCCAGGGAAGCGTGTCGCGTTTTTTTATTGCATTGGGGTACCGGGGTTATAGTGATTTTCTGCGTAACCTGCAACATCTGGTCAGTGAACGTTTGACTGCTCCACAGCGAATACGGTATAGTAAACAGCATCGGCAAGAGGATAATCCTCTCAGAACGATTATTGATGTAGAAATTGCAAATTTCGATGAATTAATGAATATTATGCACGGTGCATCTTACGATATGTTAGTGGACATGATGGCTTCAAAAAAACAGCTGGTTTTAATTTCTGCCCGTATGTCTGCTACAATTCTGCCGTATATTGTATATATTTTAAATAAAATGCGCCCGGATGTGATGCAGATTACCCCTGATCTTCCTGGGTGGGAGTCGCTTGAATTAAAAAATCCCGAAAAAACGAATATAATTGCAGTTATGTTTCCGCGGTATCCCAACGCGTTGGTGAAAAAGTGTATGGCATTAAAGAATAGGGGATTTCATCTTTGTGGCGTTACAGACAGCCGGTTTTCGCCAGTAACCTCTTGTTGTGATTCTACAATATTTGTGCCAGTAACCGTTTCCTCGGTCTTTGATATTTACAGCACACCGATTGCTTTTTTTAATTTGGCCATGCGCGATGCCGCCAAAAAGATGCCTTGGCTTGATCAGCGCATGAAATTTATAGAAAAAATAGAATGTGAAAATGATGTATATTATCAAAAAACATACTAG
- a CDS encoding hydantoinase/carbamoylase family amidase, which translates to MANLKFPVSINPDRILRRLSDLAQIGRNTAGGIDRQLASPGDTEARAWLMNCWTAELGLEVYIDPIANIWGGLPNGSGKTNPIVVGSHHDTVPNGGMFDGALGVIVATELMQTIRESKLAMRHPLQIVSFTGEEANPFAVSTLGSKVLSGRLGVSDLVKACNIDTGESLESAISRLGGNIKKAGEAELAPDSVAAFLECHIEQGRRLYDLNLPVASVSCITGIYREVITVFGEANHAGTTKVEDRRDALNAASEICLAVEQIMRLPNMDNLSATVGRIDTVPNASNIIPGMVTMTLDLRTAEPEKKERALRYLTEAIEKISSQRQVQIERTVNLDQPEMPMNPMITAAFDEAMELLGEPKISLVSMAGHDAAHLARVTKAGMLFVQSIGGFSHCPQEMTGEQEVVRAAQVMLDALLILDGRLE; encoded by the coding sequence ATGGCCAATCTAAAGTTTCCTGTTTCAATTAATCCGGATCGAATATTAAGACGTTTGAGTGACTTAGCGCAAATTGGACGTAATACAGCAGGCGGTATCGACCGACAGCTAGCCAGCCCCGGAGATACGGAAGCCCGTGCATGGCTGATGAATTGCTGGACAGCAGAATTAGGGCTGGAGGTTTATATTGATCCCATTGCTAATATTTGGGGCGGCCTGCCTAACGGCAGCGGGAAGACGAACCCTATTGTAGTAGGCTCCCATCATGATACCGTTCCGAATGGCGGTATGTTTGACGGAGCATTGGGCGTCATTGTCGCAACAGAACTGATGCAAACGATCAGGGAAAGTAAACTGGCGATGCGTCACCCTCTGCAAATCGTCTCATTTACAGGTGAGGAAGCCAATCCGTTTGCTGTTTCTACCCTTGGCAGTAAGGTCCTAAGCGGGCGATTGGGTGTTTCAGACTTAGTGAAGGCATGCAATATTGATACCGGCGAGTCTTTGGAGTCGGCGATCAGTCGTCTTGGCGGCAATATAAAAAAAGCAGGTGAGGCGGAATTGGCGCCGGACAGTGTAGCTGCTTTTTTGGAATGTCATATTGAACAGGGCCGGCGATTGTATGATTTGAATCTTCCGGTTGCTTCCGTGTCTTGTATTACCGGAATATACCGTGAAGTAATAACGGTTTTTGGCGAAGCAAATCATGCTGGAACTACTAAGGTTGAAGACAGAAGGGACGCGCTTAATGCGGCTTCGGAGATTTGTCTGGCCGTAGAACAAATTATGAGACTACCCAATATGGACAATTTGTCGGCAACGGTTGGGAGAATTGATACGGTACCCAATGCATCAAATATTATACCGGGGATGGTAACCATGACCTTGGATCTTAGAACAGCCGAACCGGAGAAGAAAGAAAGGGCATTGCGGTATTTAACTGAAGCGATTGAGAAAATTAGCAGTCAGCGGCAAGTACAGATCGAGAGAACTGTCAATTTAGATCAGCCGGAAATGCCAATGAATCCAATGATCACTGCGGCTTTTGATGAAGCAATGGAGCTTTTGGGAGAACCGAAAATAAGTTTGGTCAGCATGGCGGGGCATGACGCGGCTCATTTAGCGAGAGTTACAAAGGCCGGAATGTTGTTTGTCCAAAGTATAGGCGGCTTCAGTCATTGCCCGCAGGAAATGACAGGCGAACAAGAGGTGGTTAGGGCGGCTCAGGTGATGCTTGATGCGTTGTTAATATTGGATGGGAGGTTAGAGTGA
- a CDS encoding amidohydrolase family protein, producing MAVVIFKPDACLLDQALHYGYGAAVENGEIIAVNTIAVLEKTYPDAVSEPWKGLVLVPGAVNAHNHSFQSLLRGIAVDRPFLEWRDQSLYRFSPKMRVQDIYAGALFAFTEMLKRGVTTVCDFFYLHNQGIESDEAVIQAAADAGIRLVLARTMYDWKGAPAGYVEDVRTAVYHTEMLMKKYSDAGMVKVLPAPHSLHAASTEMIVAGYKLARKYGTPYHIHVAEELFEVQEVQKEHGMRPLEYLDSMGVVDASMVIIHGVWLEDSEIKTLGEKGGQLVYCPSSNMFLADGVTDIPAFMKYGASIALGSDGGCSNNRISIFEEMRMVSILQKVHRLDALCVNYQDAFCMGTSGGAKALDLKIGQLKEGYKADFTGIILRDLSMQPISQKGKQFLPNLVYSMEPTAIGKVVVNGRTTVSDGKLATVAEETVLHHVWRTMDHLEK from the coding sequence ATGGCGGTCGTGATTTTTAAACCGGATGCTTGCCTCTTGGATCAGGCCTTGCATTACGGTTACGGAGCGGCAGTTGAAAATGGCGAAATTATTGCAGTTAATACCATCGCTGTTTTGGAAAAAACGTATCCGGATGCAGTAAGTGAACCATGGAAAGGCCTGGTATTGGTGCCTGGCGCGGTTAACGCCCATAATCACAGTTTCCAAAGTTTGCTGAGGGGTATTGCGGTTGACCGGCCTTTTTTGGAGTGGCGGGATCAGTCGTTATACCGGTTTTCGCCGAAAATGCGGGTGCAGGATATCTATGCGGGAGCGTTATTTGCATTTACGGAAATGCTGAAACGCGGCGTGACCACAGTATGCGATTTCTTTTACCTTCATAATCAAGGGATAGAAAGTGATGAGGCTGTTATTCAAGCGGCTGCGGATGCCGGAATCCGTTTGGTTCTGGCCAGGACAATGTACGATTGGAAGGGTGCACCGGCAGGATATGTGGAGGATGTGCGTACGGCGGTTTATCATACGGAAATGCTGATGAAAAAATACAGCGACGCCGGCATGGTCAAAGTGTTGCCGGCGCCGCACAGTCTTCATGCAGCATCGACCGAGATGATTGTTGCCGGGTATAAACTGGCGCGAAAATATGGAACTCCTTATCATATTCACGTTGCCGAAGAGCTCTTCGAAGTACAAGAGGTTCAAAAAGAACATGGCATGAGGCCGCTGGAATATCTTGACAGTATGGGGGTTGTAGATGCCAGTATGGTCATTATCCATGGTGTCTGGCTGGAAGACAGCGAAATAAAGACGCTGGGAGAAAAGGGAGGACAACTGGTCTATTGCCCGTCAAGCAATATGTTTTTGGCCGACGGCGTGACAGATATTCCGGCGTTTATGAAGTACGGCGCATCTATTGCTTTGGGCAGTGACGGTGGGTGCAGTAATAACCGGATCAGTATATTTGAAGAAATGCGCATGGTGTCTATTCTGCAGAAAGTCCATCGGTTAGACGCTTTATGTGTTAATTATCAAGATGCTTTTTGTATGGGAACATCCGGCGGGGCAAAAGCTTTGGATTTAAAAATAGGCCAGTTGAAAGAGGGGTACAAAGCGGATTTTACCGGTATTATCTTGCGTGACCTGTCCATGCAGCCCATTAGCCAAAAGGGGAAACAATTTTTACCGAATTTGGTATACTCGATGGAACCGACGGCCATCGGGAAAGTTGTTGTCAATGGCAGGACCACTGTTTCCGATGGGAAATTGGCGACAGTGGCCGAAGAAACGGTATTGCACCATGTGTGGCGGACAATGGATCATTTAGAAAAATAA
- a CDS encoding urocanate hydratase, which yields MTVNKGQFVIEPEKVLPGRPEFAEGIRRAPARGFHLSPEQTEVAVKNALRYIHPSLHETLIPEFLAELTTFGRIYAYRFRPSGRIYGKPIDGYKGNCLAGRAFQVMLDNNLDFEVALYPYELVTYGETGSVCQNWLQYRLIKKYLEVMTDQQTLVVQSGHPLGLFKSRPEAPRVIITNALMVGMFDNQQDWEIAEEMGVANYGQMTAGGWMYIGPQGIVHGTYNTLLNAGRLHLGIPHDGDLRGRLFVSSGLGGMSGAQPKAAEIANSIGVIAEVDYSRIKTRLDQGWVKECYDNLDEVFASVKKHRTNKTAAAIAYCGNVVDLLEYVVAQRIPVDLLSDQTSCHAVYDGGYCPQGISFEERTRLLAVNRSAFEGLVNRSLRRHYELIKQCVDRGTFFFDYGNAFLKAVYDAGVKELSRNGVDEKDGFILPSYVEDIMGPQLFDYGYGPFRWVCLSGRHEDLIKTDRAAMSCIDVSRRYQDKDNYNWIRDAEKNNLVVGTQARILYQDAEGRMRIALKFNAMVRSGEIGPVMLGRDHHDVSGTDSPFRETANIKDGSNVMADMAVQCYAGNAARGMSLVALHNGGGVGIGKSMNGGFGLVLDGSAGVDEIIKSAMLWDVMSGVARRSWARNEHSIETVKKYNETYGTESHITVPCIADAQLVQQAVAGYFNKKG from the coding sequence ATGACCGTCAATAAAGGACAGTTTGTCATTGAACCGGAAAAAGTATTGCCTGGCAGACCGGAATTTGCAGAGGGGATTCGGCGGGCGCCGGCTCGTGGTTTTCATTTATCGCCGGAACAGACAGAAGTTGCCGTGAAGAATGCGTTGCGCTATATTCATCCCAGCTTACATGAAACCTTAATCCCCGAATTTTTGGCAGAGTTAACAACATTCGGACGCATCTACGCCTACCGTTTTCGCCCCTCAGGCCGTATCTATGGCAAACCCATTGATGGGTATAAGGGAAACTGTTTAGCGGGCAGAGCTTTCCAGGTCATGCTTGACAACAATCTGGATTTTGAAGTTGCTCTCTATCCGTATGAGCTGGTTACTTACGGAGAAACAGGCAGCGTCTGTCAAAACTGGCTGCAGTACCGCCTGATTAAGAAATATCTGGAGGTTATGACGGATCAGCAGACGCTGGTAGTGCAATCCGGGCATCCTCTCGGACTTTTTAAATCCAGGCCGGAAGCGCCGCGGGTGATTATCACCAATGCTTTGATGGTTGGCATGTTTGACAATCAGCAGGATTGGGAAATTGCCGAGGAAATGGGTGTGGCGAACTATGGGCAGATGACCGCCGGCGGATGGATGTATATCGGACCTCAGGGAATCGTGCACGGCACGTATAATACACTGCTGAATGCTGGCCGGCTGCATCTTGGCATTCCCCATGACGGAGATTTACGGGGACGCCTGTTTGTTAGTTCCGGCCTTGGCGGAATGAGCGGAGCGCAGCCGAAGGCTGCCGAGATCGCCAATAGTATCGGCGTCATTGCCGAGGTGGATTATTCCCGCATCAAGACCCGCCTGGATCAGGGATGGGTTAAGGAATGCTATGATAATTTAGATGAAGTGTTTGCATCTGTAAAAAAACATAGGACCAATAAAACAGCGGCGGCTATTGCGTATTGCGGAAATGTTGTTGATCTGCTGGAGTATGTTGTGGCGCAGCGAATTCCAGTCGACTTACTGTCCGATCAGACTTCCTGCCACGCGGTTTATGATGGAGGCTATTGCCCGCAAGGCATCAGTTTCGAAGAGCGGACCCGTCTTCTTGCAGTAAACCGTTCCGCGTTTGAAGGCCTTGTCAATCGGAGCCTGCGGCGTCATTATGAACTAATCAAACAGTGTGTTGACAGAGGCACGTTTTTTTTCGATTATGGCAATGCGTTTTTGAAGGCGGTGTATGACGCCGGCGTCAAAGAGCTGTCCCGGAATGGCGTGGATGAAAAAGACGGCTTTATTCTGCCATCTTATGTCGAAGATATTATGGGACCTCAATTGTTTGATTATGGATATGGTCCTTTCCGCTGGGTTTGCTTAAGCGGACGGCATGAGGATCTCATTAAAACTGACCGGGCAGCGATGTCCTGCATTGACGTAAGCCGCCGCTATCAGGATAAAGATAATTATAACTGGATCCGCGATGCGGAAAAGAACAACCTGGTCGTTGGAACGCAAGCCCGTATTTTATATCAGGATGCGGAAGGCCGTATGCGCATTGCTCTTAAATTTAACGCAATGGTCCGCAGCGGAGAAATTGGACCTGTCATGCTAGGCCGGGATCATCATGATGTGAGCGGTACGGATTCCCCGTTTCGGGAAACCGCCAATATTAAAGACGGCAGTAATGTGATGGCCGACATGGCCGTGCAGTGCTATGCCGGCAATGCAGCCCGGGGGATGAGCCTGGTTGCTCTGCATAACGGCGGCGGCGTTGGCATTGGAAAATCGATGAATGGCGGATTTGGTCTGGTTCTCGACGGGAGCGCCGGGGTGGATGAAATCATCAAGAGCGCTATGCTATGGGATGTTATGAGCGGCGTTGCCCGCCGGAGCTGGGCCCGCAATGAACACTCTATCGAAACGGTTAAGAAATATAATGAAACCTACGGGACGGAAAGTCATATCACTGTGCCTTGCATCGCGGATGCGCAATTGGTCCAACAAGCGGTTGCCGGTTATTTTAATAAAAAAGGCTGA
- the hutI gene encoding imidazolonepropionase, with translation MSALLIQHITQIATPLGKRALHGKDMGKLKVYGDGAIYIRDNVIQDIGTTREVTARLGDLTDITVINGAGKCVVPGFVDPHTHFLFGGSRPEEFIDRLSGVPYLELLNRGGGIRSTMQATRQSTAEALYQTGYGILQDMMRTGVTTVEGKSGYGLDLETELKQLRIMKRLEADTPMTIKTTFLGAHAVPPEYDGRSDAYIDYLIQSVLPLVQAENLAAFCDVFCEAGVFTLNQSEKLLEAAASLGFKCKIHADEIHSTGGGGLAARLNAISAEHLLAVSADDLQALAASKTIAVLLPATAFCMRKPFAPARKMIDSGCAVALASDFNPGSCFTHSIALVLALAVISMQMSVEEVLTALTLNAAAAVDCADTIGSVEIGKKADLLLLKYPDYRFLVYHTGMNIVEQVIKDGRLLNWSTGQQ, from the coding sequence ATGAGTGCCCTGCTCATTCAACACATCACACAAATTGCCACGCCCTTGGGAAAGCGTGCCTTGCATGGAAAGGATATGGGCAAGCTGAAGGTGTACGGGGACGGCGCCATATATATACGGGACAATGTGATTCAGGATATCGGTACAACCCGGGAGGTGACGGCCCGTCTTGGCGATCTGACGGATATTACGGTCATAAATGGAGCAGGAAAGTGCGTAGTTCCCGGTTTCGTCGATCCTCATACCCATTTTCTGTTTGGCGGAAGCCGCCCGGAGGAGTTTATTGACCGGCTCAGCGGAGTCCCCTATCTGGAACTTCTCAACAGGGGGGGCGGTATCCGCAGTACCATGCAGGCAACAAGGCAAAGCACGGCGGAAGCCTTATACCAGACGGGGTACGGTATCCTGCAGGATATGATGCGCACAGGCGTGACTACTGTTGAAGGGAAAAGCGGCTATGGTCTCGATCTGGAAACAGAATTAAAACAATTGCGCATCATGAAACGGCTGGAAGCCGATACGCCGATGACAATAAAAACCACCTTTTTAGGGGCCCATGCGGTACCGCCTGAATATGACGGCCGGAGCGATGCCTATATTGATTACTTGATTCAAAGCGTATTGCCGCTGGTGCAGGCTGAGAACCTGGCTGCTTTCTGCGATGTGTTTTGCGAGGCGGGGGTTTTTACCCTCAACCAGTCGGAAAAACTGCTGGAAGCGGCGGCTAGCCTGGGATTTAAATGTAAAATTCATGCCGACGAGATTCATTCGACCGGGGGAGGAGGCCTGGCTGCCCGTTTAAACGCCATATCCGCCGAGCACCTGCTGGCTGTGTCGGCTGATGACCTACAGGCGCTGGCAGCCAGTAAGACCATAGCAGTATTGCTGCCGGCAACAGCATTTTGCATGCGCAAGCCGTTTGCACCGGCGCGGAAAATGATCGATTCCGGCTGTGCGGTGGCTTTAGCCAGCGATTTTAATCCTGGAAGTTGTTTCACTCACTCGATTGCCCTCGTTTTGGCCCTGGCGGTCATTTCTATGCAGATGAGTGTGGAAGAAGTGTTAACCGCTCTGACCTTAAACGCCGCTGCCGCCGTCGATTGTGCGGATACCATCGGCAGTGTGGAAATTGGCAAAAAAGCGGATCTCCTGCTGTTAAAATATCCTGACTATCGGTTCCTTGTATATCATACCGGCATGAATATTGTTGAACAGGTGATAAAAGATGGCCGATTGCTAAACTGGAGTACAGGACAGCAATAA
- a CDS encoding HutD family protein, with amino-acid sequence MEAVVIKKEDQLTSGWTGGSTTELFILPAGSKYSERNFWLRISSATVDAEEAVFTKLPQVQRVLLVLKGKIVLQHGAGKRMPLNPFDIHAFDGGEPTVSRGRCVDFNVMTRDNVHADLCTYQSRQMPVPVAADHFMHFFYAFQGDFCLTTESGKQDIPEKALLYVPQADCPFSVSSLGAEEAVLVHVKGRIADGVKRK; translated from the coding sequence ATGGAAGCTGTGGTAATAAAAAAAGAAGATCAACTCACTTCCGGCTGGACGGGGGGCAGCACTACGGAATTATTTATTCTGCCGGCCGGAAGCAAGTACAGTGAACGCAATTTTTGGCTGCGGATAAGTTCCGCAACCGTCGACGCTGAAGAAGCGGTATTTACAAAACTGCCTCAGGTACAAAGAGTATTGCTTGTACTGAAAGGGAAAATAGTCTTACAGCATGGCGCAGGTAAGCGAATGCCCCTGAACCCTTTTGACATACATGCGTTTGACGGCGGCGAGCCTACTGTCAGTCGGGGACGCTGCGTCGATTTTAACGTCATGACGCGGGACAATGTTCACGCCGATCTGTGTACATATCAGAGCCGGCAGATGCCGGTTCCGGTTGCTGCTGATCATTTCATGCATTTCTTTTATGCGTTTCAGGGAGATTTTTGCTTGACCACAGAATCCGGGAAGCAGGACATTCCGGAAAAAGCGCTGTTGTATGTGCCGCAGGCCGATTGTCCGTTTTCCGTTTCTTCCCTGGGAGCGGAAGAGGCGGTATTAGTACATGTAAAGGGCAGAATAGCAGACGGGGTCAAACGGAAATAA
- a CDS encoding lactate racemase domain-containing protein — MPILLEEDFEYALPDMYRIRQKFRNDALTLETLETTLRVQLRQDIIRNKLKPGQKIAVAVGSRGIRNLLFIVRTVIDEMKQAGARPFVVSAMGSHGGGTEEGQRRVLADYGITTENLQVPICTSTNVKKIGMTSKGLPVYFDQAALEADLIVPINRIKLHTDFVGELQSGLCKMLVIGLGNQIGCSALHEAPPEDFAGVIEEAAGIILNQTKVGFGLAVIENGYDKTAIVEAIAAENLVKREKELVQVAKDYMPTLMIPEIDILIMQEIGKNVSGAGYDPNIVGRSSVLEQYTLTVPAVRRMILLDVTAESHGNGIGVGLFDIITREVHNKLNLEQMYANAIACKCIEDVKIPLIAATEEEAIRVAVKVTREISPDSIKIVRIKNTLELEYIEVSAALLPEIANNENLRIAEGCEKR, encoded by the coding sequence ATGCCTATTTTGTTAGAAGAAGATTTCGAGTATGCACTTCCTGACATGTATCGCATAAGACAAAAGTTTCGCAATGACGCGCTGACTTTAGAAACTTTAGAAACCACGCTTAGGGTGCAGCTGCGGCAAGATATCATTAGAAACAAGCTAAAACCGGGACAAAAAATTGCTGTTGCCGTAGGCAGCCGGGGAATAAGAAATTTACTGTTTATTGTTAGAACAGTAATTGACGAAATGAAGCAAGCCGGTGCAAGGCCGTTTGTCGTGTCGGCGATGGGCAGTCATGGCGGAGGAACGGAAGAAGGCCAGCGGCGAGTTCTCGCAGACTATGGAATTACAACAGAAAACTTACAAGTTCCAATTTGCACCAGTACCAATGTAAAAAAAATCGGAATGACTTCAAAGGGTTTGCCGGTTTATTTTGATCAGGCAGCTCTCGAAGCTGACTTGATAGTTCCCATTAATAGAATTAAGCTGCATACCGATTTTGTCGGGGAACTTCAAAGCGGGCTGTGCAAAATGCTCGTCATTGGGCTTGGCAATCAGATTGGCTGTTCCGCCCTTCATGAAGCACCTCCTGAAGATTTTGCCGGGGTCATTGAGGAAGCTGCCGGAATTATCTTAAATCAGACAAAGGTTGGTTTTGGCCTTGCCGTTATTGAAAATGGCTATGATAAAACAGCTATTGTTGAAGCCATTGCTGCCGAAAACTTAGTGAAAAGGGAAAAAGAGCTGGTTCAGGTGGCAAAAGACTATATGCCGACGCTCATGATACCGGAAATAGATATTTTGATTATGCAGGAAATCGGCAAGAATGTATCCGGCGCCGGCTATGATCCCAATATAGTTGGCAGAAGCTCGGTATTAGAGCAGTATACCTTAACAGTACCGGCAGTCAGACGGATGATCCTATTGGATGTTACGGCTGAATCTCACGGCAACGGTATTGGGGTTGGGCTCTTTGATATAATTACGCGCGAGGTTCATAATAAACTGAATTTAGAGCAAATGTATGCGAATGCGATTGCCTGCAAGTGTATAGAGGACGTTAAAATTCCCCTTATCGCTGCTACCGAGGAAGAGGCGATTCGAGTGGCTGTAAAAGTGACCAGGGAGATATCGCCGGACAGCATCAAAATTGTCAGAATTAAAAACACGCTGGAATTAGAATACATAGAAGTATCTGCGGCATTATTGCCGGAAATAGCAAACAATGAGAATCTGCGAATTGCGGAAGGTTGTGAGAAGCGGTGA